One window from the genome of Salvia splendens isolate huo1 chromosome 9, SspV2, whole genome shotgun sequence encodes:
- the LOC121749069 gene encoding uncharacterized protein LOC121749069: MELEVVRVLDDEQEQKMTWCLSHIQPTLADGKLLYHSMHNIVHIDEKWFYMTKTSDRYYLLSDEDVPYRSCKSKRFITKVMFMAAVSRALCGPDGKIIFDGKIGLFPFTEQVPAQRSSKNRPKGTIETKSIQSITKEVMTACLLNQIIPTIKAKWPANASNKIFIQQDNAKPHLRAVDQQFESLASTDGFEFHLISQPPNSLDINVLDLGYFRAIQSLQDDKIATSVDDLLRNVFTSFEELSPQTLNRVFITLQSCLTSILEVHGKNDYKIPHLNKDRLQRTKGLPLQL, translated from the exons ATGGAGCTTGAGGTGGTCCGCGTGTTGGACGATGAGCAGGAGCAGAA GATGACATGGTGTCTTTCTCATATTCAGCCAACACTAGCTGATGGTAAACTTCTTTACCATTCAATGCACAATATTGTTCATATTGACGAGAAATGGTTCTACATGACAAAGACATCGGATAGATACTACCTTTTGTCGGATGAAGATGTGCCATACAGGTCCTGTAAGTCCAAGAGATTCATCACTAAAGTGATGTTCATGGCTGCTGTCAGTAGGGCACTTTGTGGGCCTGATGGGAAAATCATATTCGATGGTAAAATAGGCTTATTCCCATTCACAGAACAAGTACCAGCCCAAAGAAGTTCAAAGAACAGGCCAAAAGGGACAATTGAGACAAAGTCTATTCAATCCATTACCAAGGAAGTCATGACAGCTTGTCTCCTAAACCAG ATTATACCAACAATCAAGGCCAAATGGCCAGCCAATGCAAGCAACAAGATTTTCATCCAGCAAGATAATGCCAAACCTCACCTAAGAGCTGTTGACCAACAGTTTGAGTCACTAGCTAGTACTGATGGGTTTGAATTCCATCTAATTAGCCAACCACCCAACTCCCTAGACATAAATGTGTTAGACCTTGGGTATTTCAGGGCAATACAATCACTTCAAGATGACAAGATAGCCACAAGTGTAGATGACTTGCTTAGGAATGTGTTTACCTCATTTGAAGAACTCTCACCACAAACTCTCAATAGAGTATTCATCACATTGCAAAGCTGTTTGACATCAATATTAGAAGTGCATGGGAAGAATGACTACAAGATCCCTCATTTAAACAAGGACAGATTGCAGAGAACAAAGGGGCTGCCTTTACAACTTTAG